In Phaseolus vulgaris cultivar G19833 chromosome 3, P. vulgaris v2.0, whole genome shotgun sequence, the sequence TCTGGGATGTCCTCCATATTTTGATCATTAAGATCTACATTAAAATGATGAGACTAAATTCGAATTGACGACTGCAGTGCTGTTCTCCCACTGTGGCCGGTAACACGATCAAGCCCCCATAAGTCTTCCATCAACTTGTAGTGTCTGATGGGATTAACTCGCCACTTTGCAGCCGAGGGCTTTGCCTGTTCATCAATGAAAAGAAATACACTTATATTCATAATTATTGGTTAAAGTATGTGATAAGTGATCATCAAGTTGAATACGTTACCTTTATCAACATATCCCACACTTCATCTTCGGCCTCAAAATTTTTTGAAGTTGGATTCCAAGCAAAACCACTCAGTCCACTAAATAGATCATGGATCTCACGCCATCTGTCCTTAAGGCTTTTCTGCCTGTTTTtcacattattttttgtaatccCTACCAATCCACTCTGATGTAGGGATTTAACGATGTTTGTGTAACCCTGCGTCGTCCAACTACCATCAATGCGGTTACCCATAGATGCCTCATCGATCATGGCATTCAGCAGTTGAAAATCCATGTCGGTAGTCCATTTTTTGTGTTCACGAACACCTGCAGATGACTCTGAAGCAATACCCTTCCCGCGATCCATGATAAAACCTAATAAAAAAGGTTAAACTTTtgcaataatataaatagtttcaTACATCAAGATTAAAAAAGGTCGAATGTCAACATTAAACGAACAATTTGTTcttacaataatataaatataagtttaagaatattacataaaattaattattacaataacTTGTCCACATTTCATTTACTATAGTATCCCTAATTTGTGACCTGAGCCTGTAGTCATCCTCAAGAGTTTGCGAATGTGACACGTCTATATTTCCTTGCATCAACTCACGGTAAACTTCTTCCAACAAAGAGTTATCATTATCCACCCCGCGAAGAAAGTTATGAAGAATACAACATGCTAAAACAATATCAGTCATAGTGTCCATAGAGTAATGAGGCTATGTTCCGCTACCTATAATTGGAAATCGCTTTTTGAGGACACCGAATGTTCTTTCGATAACATTTCTTAGTGAGGAATGACGATGATTAAACAACTCACGGGCATTTTGTGGACCTCTTCTGGAATACTCTTTTAGATGGTATCGAACTCCGCGATATGGAGTTATAACTTGGGCTTTGAGCATAAAACCCGTGTCTCCAAGGTAGTATTTGCCTACAACCATCCAATAACACTTATTACTTATAAGTCATGTGACCAAATGAATATTTATTGCACTTGAAAACACACTCAACTAACCTTCCAGAATGACCAATGGATCCTCTCGTACAAATGCATCCTTCAATATCCTGGAATCAGAGGTTGTTCCTTCTCACCCAGCAAGAACATATGTGAATTTCATGTCAAAATCACAAGTAACAAATACGTTTTGCGTTGGCCAGTCTTTTCTTCCACGAAAACGAGGAGCATCAGCTCGGGGGACTTTAACACGAACGTGAGTGTCATCTATGGCACCTAAACAATCCTAATAAACAACAAATTCACAATTATAAATATCTTGCATTGCATATAAcatgaattaaatatttagttattGTTTCTCATACTCATACCTTAAAGTATGGAAAAAATTGATTGTTGTTTAAGATATGAGGTTCAACCTCGGTCCCAACTGGTTGAATTAAGAACTCTCCATGCAACATCAATATTGCCTtcaaaacattatgaaagtgaCGAGACACTGTTTCCTCGGACCGATGAAAGAAGAATGAAACACTTCGATTCTTGACGTTATGACCAATGATGTGTAAAAATTTAGCCACTTGTTCTTCAACTGTAGATCGGAATGCATCTTTAACCATCCCCGTTCCTCTTATTCATtgacataaattaataaatgctTCTAGACCCATGCGAATAATGTCACGACATCTTTCAGTATGGACCAAGTACGACATCAATTCTTGTCGACGACGCTCTTTTTGTGGAATGAACTTCGGTATCGCATTATTTGTCTCGGACACACGCAACACATTCAATCCATATCCAACCATGCAAAGGATTGTCATTGCTGCTACTTGTGTCCGCAAATTGATTTGCTCTTGTATTTGTGAAATTAGTGTGAAATCAACACCAACTACATCGGGATTCATTTCATTCGTGCTAGACATCTCAACATTGTCGAAATACTTAGACCAATGGTTATCGCATGGTCACAAATCCTTAACATTCATATAAGTTTAACTATTAGCTTTAAACAATCACATCTTAAACAAATAATAGTacgtaaaattaaaataaatatatataattcataaaaaaatattctttatactcaatttttttactttctttattttaaaaaaatatattaaaagcggtatacttataattattttacaaattcaaaataatttttataaagttcttttacttcattttagaaaaaaataaatattataagtaaCTATCTATGAAGTAgtgtattaaaatatttaaatattctgaatacgtataattattttataaattcagaataatatttataaagttttttaattgattttagaaaatattaaatattataagtaGACTATATAaagtagtattttaaaatatttaaatattatgtatacttataattattttataaattaaaaataatatttataaagttcttttactttgattttagaaaaaataaatattacatgTATATGTttataaagtattattttaaaatatttaaatattttgtatacttataattattttataaatttaaaataatatttacaaatttgttttacttgattttaaaaaaatattatatatacactatctataaattagtattttaaaatatttaaatatattgtataattataattattttacaaatttaaaataatatttataaaattcttttactttatttttttaaaataattaaatattataaataaactttacatattttcaaatacctaaaaaataaattacatattaataatttttttttttaattaacagATGATAGTAGAACTCATTCAAAATTTCACATTAATGCTCATTAATGCATTTTGAACAAACAACTTAAGAAATCGAAAGGTTAC encodes:
- the LOC137839046 gene encoding uncharacterized protein — translated: MVKDAFRSTVEEQVAKFLHIIGHNVKNRSVSFFFHRSEETVSRHFHNVLKAILMLHGEFLIQPVGTEVEPHILNNNQFFPYFKDCLGAIDDTHVRVKVPRADAPRTTSDSRILKDAFVREDPLVILEGKYYLGDTGFMLKAQVITPYRGVRYHLKEYSRRGPQNAPCCILHNFLRGVDNDNSLLEEVYRELMQGNIDVSHSQTLEDDYRLRSQIRDTIVNEMWTSYCFIMDRGKGIASESSAGVREHKKWTTDMDFQLLNAMIDEASMGNRIDGSWTTQGYTNIVKSLHQSGLVGITKNNVKNRQKSLKDRWREIHDLFSGLSGFAWNPTSKNFEAEDEVWDMLIKAKPSAAKWRVNPIRHYKLMEDLWGLDRVTGHSGRTALQSSIRI